TTCTTGGTGATTATCACAATGGAGAATTTCAGCAGTAGTTAACTAGGATAGTTATTGAAACTTGATTTTAGTCACATTATCAATTAAATAGTCATTCAAAAATTATGGAAATCAAAATCACCACCCAAGATAATTTACAAATTGTCGCCATCGAGGGAGATATTGATTCTTCGGTGGCATCAGACGTCACAGAAAAAATTGTCCCTTTGGCAACGGAAAACGCTCAAGTAATCCTTGAGATGACAGCCGTAGAATATATGTCCAGCGCCGGTCTCCGTACACTATTATCTATGCACCGTCAAGCCACTAATAACAGTGCTAAGTTAATTTTGGTGGGTTTATCGGAAGATATTAAGGATACTATGTCGGTAACAGGCTTTTTGGATTTTTTCACCACTGCTGATTCTTTGGAAGAAGCTCAAAAACTTTTGTAAGAACCTTATTTCATGGACAATATCAAGTTTATTTACAGCCCTTTTGAATTTAGCAAACCGCGCTTTGAAATGGTGGGCATTGCCCACCCTACAGTTAGAAGAAATTTTTGTGATTCATTGATCTGGAAATTGCTGTAATTACTTGTAAAGATAAGCTCATCCGAGTTCAATTTATTGAACGTTGTTTGTTAGCCGTGTAATTGATTACACGGTGAGGAAAGTAATATAACCCATTGCCGATTCCCCAGCGCCCTCCACCATAAATTATCATGCAAAGAATAGACATACATCCAACTCATACTCACGGAGAATTTAAACTAAGACGGGGAAATCCAGCGCCCTTCGGCGCCACCTTTGTCCCCGGTGGTGTGAATTTCTCCATTTTTTCTACCCATGCCACTTCGTGTACATTAGTATTATTCGAGAAACACGCCCCTGAACCTTTTGGAGAAATCCCTTTTCCTGATGAATTTCGCATCGGTAACGTATATTCCATGGTAGTTTTACTAAACATCAATCTTCAGGGTTAAAGGAAAGCCATCGAGGTACATTCGCAGGGATTAAAGATAAAATTCCCTACCTCAAGGAATTAGGGGTTAATGCCATCGAGTTAATGCCCGTTTATGAATTTGACGAGTTTGAAAATAGTCGCCCTAATCCCACTACCGGAGAAACTCTTTATAATTATTGGGGTTATAGTACCGTCGGATTTTTTGCCCCTAAAGCTGGTTACGCCGCTACGGGTAAATTTGGGATGCCGGTGGTTTGTACCAAGTGGGTTCATTTCCGGCTTACGGGCGCTGGGGAGAATGGAACGGTAAATACAGAGATACTATTCGGAAATTCATCAAAGGTGATACTACCGTAGGGGATATGGCACAACGGTTACAGGGATCACCC
Above is a genomic segment from Cyanobacterium sp. T60_A2020_053 containing:
- a CDS encoding anti-sigma factor antagonist (This anti-anti-sigma factor, or anti-sigma factor antagonist, belongs to a family that includes characterized members SpoIIAA, RsbV, RsfA, and RsfB.); translated protein: MEIKITTQDNLQIVAIEGDIDSSVASDVTEKIVPLATENAQVILEMTAVEYMSSAGLRTLLSMHRQATNNSAKLILVGLSEDIKDTMSVTGFLDFFTTADSLEEAQKLL